One stretch of Chitinophaga pendula DNA includes these proteins:
- a CDS encoding serine hydrolase domain-containing protein — protein sequence MRLLTPFHMHFTVILSCLLLLLPGYTLPAHAQKITLSRQIDQLIQSDTPHRFNGMISIFRNGKEIYHNNKGWADLEKKQPFTANAQFTIASISKQIAAVLILQQVANHRIQLDKPIGEYLPDLPHNWKQQVTIQQLLTHTSGLNKQGDSLENKPGTRYAYSNTGYILLGRVLEKVTGSSYAVLTATLFRQCKMYHSLAPADNTAQIDTSTIVQGYTENEQRRLEPARRLWLPFYAPAGATVSTVSDLQQWLQCLHNGRLLPPALYKNMITPAITYEHRWGTLGYGYGLMINQQQDIPEIGHSGYVEGFIATAVTFPQARLSLVILENVSWDPADMSRVYRHHDNIRTLIREKIKTDQFK from the coding sequence TTGCGCCTGCTTACACCTTTCCACATGCACTTCACCGTCATCTTATCTTGCCTGCTTCTCTTATTGCCTGGGTATACCCTCCCGGCACATGCACAAAAAATAACACTATCCCGCCAGATAGACCAGCTAATCCAAAGCGATACCCCACATCGCTTCAATGGCATGATCAGCATCTTCCGGAATGGAAAGGAAATATACCATAACAACAAAGGCTGGGCCGATCTGGAGAAAAAACAACCGTTCACCGCCAACGCCCAATTTACCATCGCCTCCATCAGCAAACAAATAGCCGCCGTACTCATACTGCAACAGGTCGCCAACCACCGCATCCAACTGGATAAACCAATAGGCGAATACCTGCCGGACCTGCCGCATAACTGGAAACAGCAGGTTACCATACAACAATTGCTCACCCACACGTCCGGCCTCAACAAACAGGGAGACTCCCTCGAAAACAAACCAGGTACCCGCTACGCCTATAGCAACACAGGATACATCCTTCTGGGGCGCGTACTCGAAAAAGTAACCGGCTCCTCCTATGCTGTACTGACAGCAACACTGTTCCGCCAATGCAAAATGTATCACTCCCTGGCCCCTGCAGATAATACAGCACAGATAGATACATCGACTATCGTACAGGGGTATACGGAAAATGAACAACGCCGGCTGGAACCCGCACGTAGATTATGGTTACCCTTTTATGCGCCGGCAGGTGCCACCGTATCAACCGTGTCAGACCTGCAGCAGTGGCTCCAATGTTTGCATAATGGCAGATTACTGCCGCCCGCCTTATACAAAAACATGATTACACCAGCTATTACCTACGAACACCGCTGGGGCACATTGGGATACGGATACGGTCTCATGATCAATCAACAGCAGGATATACCAGAGATTGGTCACAGCGGATATGTCGAAGGATTTATCGCCACAGCAGTTACCTTCCCTCAGGCCCGCCTCTCCCTGGTCATCCTCGAAAACGTATCCTGGGACCCCGCCGATATGTCCCGCGTATATCGCCATCATGATAACATCCGCACACTCATCCGCGAAAAAATAAAAACAGATCAGTTTAAATAA
- a CDS encoding ABC transporter permease, whose product MAALIRIWQHSCIRWHYNQNIIMLINYLKIAWRNLRKDSFYTVINVLGLALATAAFLFLIDFVQFEYSYEDFHPKAKDIYRVTMDRYKDGEYVVTDCETNFPLAAIMKKRLPEVMETVRLQTMEEFSTVNYGNQSYIVDKVYAADPTVFTMFNFPFVEGVSAHALDAPMQVVLTASLARRLFGDSPAKGKTIKALQLLLTVTGVIKDVPPNTHLKFDMLVSFPTLSSMGWKMDNWQGNNNFTYVQLAPGADLAVVNRKLLPISKEFIQNNRFTAEPIKDIHLYSHKTFEPEINGDAKSVRFMLMIAVLVLLIGSVNYVNLSTARASNRVKEIGMRRVLGSSRSLLIRQLMVETILVNLLAMCLALMIVQLLTPAYVQLIGKPIVLQLFSSRTFWGICAAIFVFNCLLSGLYPAISLSGTKAITVMQRTSTGTSQGNLLRRMLVVGQFAAALLVLSASLIVYRQLSFMRGQDLGLNPSQVLVVKNAITGMPDSTVNLQNKTLRESLSRLPHVTQVAMSGSLPGVSLHELATMSGISRYGSKSNEGLTFYLYGIDAHFIPNMQMKMAAGDNFREGYPYENQVIISRQAAKILGFASPEAAVGQKLSLQISKLDHTVITGVVDDYHQRSLKESILPMIHWYYNGGAYYTIRVDTKDVQQTITAVKQVWDAQYPGYPFEYHFMDELFDQQYKSDQQFGQIVKVFSLFTLFITCLGILGLTAYNVTRRTKEIGIRKVLGASSASIVRLLSQDMVRLVLIAIVVGTPLSWYMMSQWLEDFAYHIEIQWWMFVLAGLMTVLIALLTVSFQSVRAALTNPVRSLRSE is encoded by the coding sequence ATGGCAGCGCTTATCCGGATATGGCAGCATTCTTGCATCCGCTGGCATTACAACCAAAATATCATCATGCTGATCAACTACCTGAAAATTGCCTGGCGTAATCTCCGTAAGGACAGTTTTTATACTGTCATTAATGTGTTGGGGTTGGCATTGGCTACGGCAGCCTTCCTTTTCCTGATAGATTTCGTACAATTTGAGTACAGCTATGAGGATTTTCATCCGAAGGCGAAGGACATTTACCGGGTGACGATGGACCGTTACAAGGACGGGGAGTATGTGGTGACGGATTGTGAGACGAACTTTCCGTTGGCGGCAATTATGAAGAAGCGGTTACCGGAGGTGATGGAGACGGTGCGTTTGCAGACGATGGAGGAGTTCTCTACGGTGAATTATGGTAATCAATCGTATATCGTGGATAAGGTGTATGCTGCTGATCCGACGGTATTTACCATGTTCAATTTCCCATTTGTGGAGGGGGTATCGGCGCATGCGCTGGATGCGCCTATGCAGGTGGTGCTGACGGCGTCGCTGGCGCGGCGTTTGTTCGGGGATTCGCCGGCGAAGGGTAAGACGATCAAGGCGCTGCAGTTATTGCTAACGGTGACGGGTGTGATCAAGGATGTGCCACCGAATACGCATCTGAAATTCGATATGCTGGTATCTTTCCCTACCTTATCGAGTATGGGATGGAAGATGGACAATTGGCAGGGTAATAACAATTTCACTTATGTGCAGTTGGCGCCCGGGGCGGACTTGGCGGTGGTGAACCGCAAGTTGTTACCTATTTCCAAAGAGTTTATTCAAAACAACCGTTTTACGGCGGAGCCTATCAAGGATATTCATTTATATTCTCACAAGACGTTCGAGCCGGAGATCAACGGGGATGCGAAGAGTGTGCGGTTTATGCTGATGATCGCGGTGTTGGTGTTGCTGATCGGGTCTGTCAACTATGTGAACCTGAGCACTGCCCGAGCCAGTAACCGGGTGAAGGAGATCGGCATGCGGCGGGTGCTGGGTTCTTCGCGGTCGTTGCTGATCAGGCAGCTGATGGTGGAGACGATACTGGTGAACTTATTGGCGATGTGTCTGGCATTGATGATCGTGCAGTTACTGACGCCTGCTTATGTTCAGCTGATCGGGAAACCTATTGTTTTGCAGCTCTTCAGTTCCCGGACGTTCTGGGGTATCTGTGCTGCTATTTTCGTGTTCAATTGTTTGCTGTCGGGTTTGTATCCGGCGATCTCGTTGTCGGGGACGAAGGCGATCACGGTGATGCAGCGTACGAGTACCGGTACTTCGCAGGGTAACCTGTTGCGGCGTATGCTGGTGGTGGGGCAGTTTGCTGCTGCTTTGCTGGTGCTGTCAGCATCGCTGATCGTGTATCGTCAATTATCTTTTATGCGTGGGCAGGACCTGGGCCTGAATCCGTCGCAGGTGTTGGTCGTTAAAAATGCAATTACGGGGATGCCAGATTCGACGGTGAATCTGCAGAACAAAACGTTGCGGGAGTCGTTGTCGCGGTTGCCGCATGTAACGCAGGTGGCGATGTCCGGTTCGTTACCCGGAGTGAGCCTGCATGAGCTGGCGACCATGTCCGGGATATCGAGGTATGGCAGTAAAAGTAATGAAGGGCTAACGTTTTACCTGTATGGGATTGATGCGCATTTCATTCCGAATATGCAAATGAAGATGGCGGCGGGGGATAATTTCCGGGAGGGATACCCTTATGAGAACCAGGTAATCATCAGCCGGCAGGCGGCCAAGATACTCGGTTTTGCGTCGCCGGAGGCGGCTGTAGGTCAGAAATTAAGTTTACAGATCAGCAAGCTGGATCATACGGTGATTACCGGGGTGGTGGATGACTACCATCAGCGGTCGTTGAAAGAGTCGATCTTACCGATGATACACTGGTATTATAATGGAGGGGCTTATTATACGATTCGGGTAGATACGAAGGATGTGCAGCAGACGATTACAGCGGTGAAGCAGGTCTGGGATGCGCAGTATCCCGGGTATCCTTTTGAGTATCATTTTATGGATGAGTTGTTTGATCAGCAGTATAAGTCGGACCAGCAGTTTGGCCAGATCGTGAAGGTATTTTCTCTTTTCACGCTGTTCATTACCTGCCTGGGTATATTGGGGCTGACGGCATATAATGTGACGCGGCGTACGAAGGAGATCGGCATCCGGAAGGTATTGGGAGCTTCTTCAGCCAGTATTGTGCGATTGTTGTCCCAAGATATGGTGAGGCTGGTATTGATTGCTATCGTGGTGGGTACTCCCCTATCCTGGTATATGATGAGCCAGTGGCTGGAGGACTTTGCTTATCATATAGAGATACAATGGTGGATGTTTGTGCTGGCCGGTCTGATGACGGTGTTGATTGCGTTGTTGACGGTGAGTTTTCAATCGGTGCGGGCAGCGTTGACGAACCCGGTTCGTTCTTTACGAAGTGAGTAG
- a CDS encoding DEAD/DEAH box helicase: protein MGKKIEDFSKILAALDIKALNDMQQAAIIANQQHQDVVLLSATGSGKTLAFLLPVLQQIPPDTKSTAAMIIVPSRELALQIEQVFRSMSTGLKITCCYGGHSRETEENNLVEPPAILVGTPGRISDHIRRENITTNTITTLVLDEFDKSLELGFQEEMSFIISSLPHLRKKMLTSATEAVQIPDFVGLQQPHYLNFLPAHQEQPAQLSIKTVLSPDKDKVDTLFRLLCLLGNHPAIVFCNHRESVERTGDLLSKLGIVNTCYHGALEQEDRDTALTRFRNGSTNVLVTTDLAARGLDIPDIHYIIHYHLPGTEEIFIHRNGRTARMQASGTAIVMLSPEEKLPAYISAGVEEMQLPDTYQLPEKPMWTTVYVSAGKKNKVNKIDIVGFFSQKGQLTKEDIGLIEVKDFHALVAVKKTMVSQLLQRIKGLKIKNQRVRIEVAR from the coding sequence ATGGGAAAGAAAATAGAGGACTTCAGCAAAATATTGGCTGCATTGGACATCAAGGCCCTGAACGATATGCAACAGGCCGCCATCATCGCCAATCAACAACATCAGGACGTAGTATTATTATCCGCTACCGGCTCCGGGAAGACATTAGCCTTCCTGCTACCCGTACTCCAACAGATACCTCCCGATACCAAATCCACCGCGGCCATGATCATCGTCCCGTCACGGGAACTGGCGCTACAGATCGAACAGGTATTCCGCTCCATGAGCACCGGCCTTAAGATCACCTGCTGCTATGGCGGACACTCCCGGGAAACAGAAGAGAACAACCTGGTAGAACCTCCGGCAATACTCGTCGGCACACCCGGCCGTATCTCCGATCACATACGTCGCGAAAACATTACCACCAACACCATCACCACCCTCGTACTCGACGAATTCGACAAATCACTGGAACTGGGCTTCCAGGAAGAAATGTCCTTCATCATATCTTCACTCCCGCATCTCCGCAAAAAGATGCTCACCTCCGCCACCGAAGCCGTACAAATACCCGATTTCGTCGGCCTGCAACAACCACATTATCTCAACTTCCTCCCCGCACACCAGGAACAACCGGCACAACTCAGCATCAAGACAGTACTATCCCCCGATAAGGACAAAGTAGATACCCTCTTCCGCCTGCTGTGCCTGTTAGGTAATCACCCGGCCATCGTCTTCTGCAACCACCGCGAATCAGTAGAACGCACCGGCGACCTGCTGTCTAAACTGGGTATCGTAAATACCTGCTATCATGGCGCCCTCGAACAGGAAGACAGAGATACCGCCCTCACCCGATTCAGGAACGGTTCCACCAACGTACTGGTCACTACAGACCTCGCCGCTCGTGGCCTCGATATACCGGATATCCACTATATCATCCACTATCACCTGCCGGGAACAGAAGAAATATTCATCCACCGAAATGGCCGCACCGCCAGGATGCAAGCCTCCGGTACCGCCATCGTCATGCTGTCGCCCGAGGAGAAACTACCGGCTTACATCTCCGCCGGCGTAGAAGAAATGCAATTACCGGATACGTACCAGCTGCCCGAAAAACCAATGTGGACCACCGTATACGTAAGCGCTGGCAAAAAAAATAAAGTCAACAAGATCGATATCGTAGGCTTCTTCTCCCAAAAAGGCCAACTCACAAAAGAAGATATCGGCCTCATAGAAGTCAAAGACTTCCACGCACTGGTCGCTGT